One window from the genome of Engraulis encrasicolus isolate BLACKSEA-1 chromosome 16, IST_EnEncr_1.0, whole genome shotgun sequence encodes:
- the si:ch211-119o8.4 gene encoding apelin receptor, whose protein sequence is MPAIVNLLFHTVSTNTTISFSLVLPLVSILSLLVGVGGHLLMWLVLMRNPRRRSKPSSVLLLNLSLADLGALLTLPCVLLSASSQDWQLGGGICMLLGFMTSLTAGVDVFSLAALSVLRYRIVAPPARPSVSPAQVAGTIAVIWLVSVTMALPKVTYIQFDSGCTWSVGRDQWLGFLVPAFLVYYVAPLLCIAVNCGLIIMHLQRCRGTLAADRRNKKATALLLGSTLVFAISWLPYYILEFVNVASPSLLPTGGGVVNTDTPLSSLPSLLSSAASATALVPVAPTSALPLPDAKVSLLWEVTSLSAILLICLAPCWNPPLYFLLSRPALRQLRALLPAVPKRWKVTTLCRRVVPGPPPQLPPSPPPVSYLVTHTLPVRLAQSGPLLTALAGPETKSSERAPPIPIEMQCNETPLCLGPG, encoded by the exons ATGCCGGCCATCGTGAACCTGCTCTTCCAcacggtctccaccaacaccaccatctccttctcgCTGGTGCTGCCCCTGGTCAGCATCCTCTCGCTGCTGGTGGGCGTGGGGGGCCACCTGCTGATGTGGCTGGTCCTGATGCGGAACCCGCGCCGGCGCTCCAAGCCCAGCTCGGTGCTGCTGCTGAACCTGAGCCTGGCGGACCTGGGCGCGCTGCTGACGCTGCCCTGCGTGCTGCTGAGCGCCAGCTCCCAGGACTGGCAGCTGGGCGGCGGCATCTGCATGCTGCTGGGCTTCATGACCTCGCTGACGGCCGGCGTCGACGTCTTCAGCCTTGCCGCGCTCTCCGTGCTGCGCTACCGCATCGTCGCCCCGCCCGCGCGGCCCAGCGTCAGCCCCGCGcaagt GGCGGGCACGATTGCCGTCATCTGGCTGGTGTCGGTCACCATGGCGCTGCCCAAGGTCACCTACATCCAGTTTGACAGCGGCTGCACCTGGTCGGTGGGGCGGGACCAGTGGCTGGGCTTCCTGGTGCCGGCGTTCCTGGTCTACTACGTGGCGCCGCTGCTCTGCATCGCCGTCAACTGCGGCCTCATCATCATGCACTTGCAGCGTTGCCGCGGCACCCTGGCGGCCGACCGGCGCAACAAGAAGGCCACGGCGCTGCTGCTGGGCTCCACGCTGGTGTTCGCCATCAGCTGGCTGCCGTACTACATCCTGGAGTTTGTCAACGTCGCCTCGCCGTCTCTTTTGCCGACAGGTGGTGGCGTTGTGAACACAGACACGCCGCTGTCATCGTTGCCGTCCCTGTTGTCGTCTGCGGCGTCGGCAACCGCGCTGGTCCCAGTGGCGCCGACGAGCGCGCTGCCGCTGCCGGACGCGAAGGTGTCGCTGCTGTGGGAGGTGACGTCTCTGAGCGCCATCCTGCTGATCTGCCTGGCGCCCTGCTGGAACCCGCCCCTCTACTTCCTGCTCTCGCGGCCTGCCCTGCGCCAACTACGCGCCCTGCTGCCCGCCGTGCCCAAGCGCTGGAAGGTCACGACCTTGTGCCGGCGTGTGGTGCCCGGGCCGCCGCCGCAGCTGCCGCCGTCTCCGCCGCCCGTCTCCTACCTGGTCACGCACACACTGCCCGTCAGGCTggcacagtcagggccgctgctgACCGCTCTGgccgggcccgagacaaagtcatctgaaagagccccccccatcccaatagagatgcaatgtaatgagacccctctctgcctgggcccgggataa